The stretch of DNA TCCTACGCCGAGGCTTCGGCGGGCGAGGGCTATAAATCTGCTCGCGCTTGCGCTAAAAATTATGATCAGACGGTGATTGGCGTAATTTCTGAAAAACCGGGCATGGTCATCGGCCAGGTTGAAGGTAAATACAAAGCGCCTGTCGCTTTGACCGGCGTGGTCAAAGTTTTAGTCAATTCATCAGGCGGGAAAATCCGCCAAGGCGATCTGCTCACCACCTCGGCCATAACCGGCGAAGCGATGCGCGCCGCCGAACCGAAACTCGGAACGGTGATCGGCAAAGCCCTTGAGGCGGACACGGGCAAGGGGTTTGTAATGGCGCTGGTCAATCTTAAGTAAATTTTTAATTTTTAAATTTTTGAAAGAATTTTTAATTTTATAATTTTTAAAGAAACTTCAATTTTTAATTTTTAAAAATTGAGCCTTAAAAATTATTTAAAAATTCAAAAATTATAAAATTCAAAAATTACCGTTTATGAATTATGATTTGGAAGAAAGATGCGGAAAATTCGGAGAAGCGGTTATCAATCTTTGCCAAGAATTAAGAAATAATGATATTAATCGGCCGCTGATAAATCAAATAATAAGATCAGCTACCAGTATAGGAGCAAATTATATGGAAGCTAATGAAGCGGCTTCCACTAAAGATTTTAGAAATAAAATAAGAATAAGCCAGAAGGAGGCGAATGAAACCAAACATTGGATAAGAATGATTGCGGCCGCTAATCCGGAAAAGAAAGATAAATGCAGGATTATTTGGCAAGAAGCTCATGAATTGACTTTGATTTTTGCCACAATTTCAAGAAAGCCGGTTAAAAATTAGAAATTAAATTTCTTTAAAAATTTAAAAATTACAAAATTAAAAATTACCAAAGATGTTTTCCAAAAAATCTATCTCCATCATGCTGATCATAATTGGCGTGCTCGTCGTCTTCATCGCCGGCCTTTTGCTTTGGAGAAATTATTTTGCGGCGAAAATGGCGGCGCAAAATCCGCCCGGCGCGCAAACCGGCGAGGCGCCGCCTTCCAGCATTGAAGCGGGGAAAAAAGCCACGGAAAAACTGATCGAGGAAACGAAAAATTTGGCTGCCGCTCCGGGGGCGGGAAATATCGCCCAAGTGATCACCGTTAATCGGGTCAATGGCGACGGCACCAAGACGCCCGAACAAGCCGTGGTGGTCGCGCCGCAAAGCAATCCGATCTCGGAAACGACCGGTGAAGTTTTAACGCGTGACGGTTCAGCGGCAGTCGCTAATGGTACGCGGGCCGGCGATGCCGATGCGCCTTTGCAGTCGGCGCCGATTGATGCCGGCAAGCTGCCGCCCAGCTCGATAAAATTAGTCATCAATCCCGATTCGATCATTCCGGCGGAATTCACCGTCAGCGCCGGACAAGCGGTAGTTTTGTCGGTTAACGCCGCCAGCTCGGTGGAAATCTTCAAATTTGACAGCCCATTATTAGCCGCCGTGGCGATGGGCTTGGAACCGCGCCAAACCTTGGTGATCAATTTTAATGCCCCCACTATAATCGGCGAATACGTGTTTTATTCCGATTTTGCCGGCCACCGCCAATTCGGCGCGGTCGGAAAAATGATCGTCCAATAAACATGACGCGAATCCATAAAACATTCTCCGAAAAATCCAAAATCAAAAATCCGAAATCCAAAACAAATCAAAAATTAAAAATTCAAAATCGTGATGGCTAAAACAGTAAGAGTGAATTATTTCGATTTGGAAGAAAGAACATTGCAGTTTGCCGCGCGAATCAGAAATTTTCTAAAAACTATTCCGTTTTCAACATCAAACGTTGAAGATGCCAAGCAGCTGGCGCGATCATCCGGTTCGGTCGGAGCTAACTATATCGAAGCCAATGAATTCATCAGCAAAAAGATTTTATTCTAAGAATAAAGATCTGCCGCAAGGAAGCCAAGGAAAGTTGGTACTGGCTAAGATTAATCGACAGCGGAAAAAATGAAAACACGGCAAATGAGAAACAATTCTTGACCAATGAAGCGATGGAATTAACAAAAATATTCGGCGCGATCTTAAGAAATTCAACCCGAAAAGAAGAAAAATATTTTTTTAGTTTTTTAATTTTTAATTTGTTTTGAATTTTGTGCTTAGGATTTCGGATTTCATTGGGGATATTTCGCCTGCCCGCCGGCAGATAGGTAAGTTCGGATTATGTGTTTTGAATTGATCGTACGGAAACGTTAAAAGTGGTATATTGTAATCACGATATTTTTTTAAAATTAAATAACAAAACTATGCGTAAAAATAAAATTGCCAAAGGCATCGTAAAGAGCAACGGCAACATTCCGGTCGTCCTCTCGATCATCGTGCTGGTGGCTTTTATCGCCGGTTTGCTTCTCGGCAGCTTAGTGATCGCGAAAGCAGTGGGCGGAAAAAATGTTTTTATCAGCCAGATGACCGGCAGTTTTGCCGATGGCTATAACGCGGCCAAGAAAAAATTAGCCGATGTCGGGATGTTTGTCAGCCAAAGCCCTTCTTTGAGCGGCCAGATTACCAAGGTAAGCGGCAATGAAATTACTTTTACCGCGCCGCTCCCTAACCCGCTTGATGATGAATCTTTAAAAACCAGGATCGCGGTGGTAAGCAAGGATACTGTGATAACTTTATATCGCCTTAAGCCGGCCGAAAAAGCCGCCAGTGATCTTAAGGAAGGGCAAGCGGAGATGGCTGTTTTGCAAACCCAGATGGCTGCTTTGCAGACCCAGCTGAACAAGTGTATGATGCCGCCGGCTGCCGCGGCTCAAGCTTCGGCCGCAAACGGGCCGAGCGAAGAATGCCAGGCCGCTTCCAAAAGCTATAATGAAGCCATACAAAAATCCAATCAAGCCGGCCAAAAAATGGATGCTTATGAAAAGGTGGATAAAGCGGCTATTACCGACCTGAAAGCCGGCATGCAGATAAGCGTTTTAGGCCAGGAAATTAAGCAGGCGGATAACCAGACCGCGCCCATGGCAATGACCGGAAATTTTGCCGATATTTCCCAGCAAGCTAAATTCACTGTCAGCCAGGTCACGGCCAGAGAAGCGCCGGCTATTTCCGCCCCCAATCCCGTCAATGTTCTTCTCCCTGCGTCAACGACTGCCAAATAGAAAATAATAATTAAAGACGACCGCATTGAAAACGCGGTCGTCTTTTTTGACCTTGTCACAAATTGTAAGACGTGAGAATAGATATTTTGTGGCTAATATTAAATATTTTTTATTAATATTATTGACTTTTAGTCATTTTTTTGGTATTATGTAGACAACAAAATAAACGGCGGAAATCCGCCATTACACCGAAATTAAACCAGGAGGAAATCATGAAAGCACTTTGGCTCTTTACAATTGTGTGTTCGTTTTTTGTCGCACCTGTTTTTGCGAATGATTCGATCAAGGGCACAGTGCGCGATTCTCTTTCCGGAAAACCGATTTCCGGCGTTACCGTTAAGGTCACTTCGCCGTCCTGTTCGACAGTGACTGATACCAGCGGAAATTTTTCGTTCTCGATCATCAGCACCGCCGTTCAACCGACGGCGCCGAAGCTGGTCTGGAATCAGGAAAAAGGATTATTTTTTTCCGGTTCGGACAAAGCCCGGCTCGAAGTGGTAAATCTCAAGGGAGCGAATATTGTTTCGGCCGCTAAACTTAAAAGCGGCCGGTGCGCTCTGCCGCCCGGAGTTTACTTTATCGTCGTCAGGGATGGAAGCCGGACAAGTATCGCGAAGATCGTTAACGCCAAATCGGATTTTCGGATAGTGGCGAACAGCGGTTCAGCGTCTGGACTGGCCAAGACGGCAGCGGCCACTTACTTGCTTAACTTCAAAACAGCCGGTTACAATCCGGCTTCGCGGAGCGTGGTCGGCAGCGTGAGCGATCTGACGATCAATCTGATGCCGGTGCGAGTGACTGGCTTGATCCGTGCCAAAGTTACGGTGCGGCCGGTCGGGTCCTTGACCAATGGTCCGGACACGTTCGGATCTATGGTCCAGCCAAACAAGTTGATTGTCAGGATCTATCGGCCGGCGACAACGACTTACGTTGTCACGGACACGATCAGGAGTTTTGTCATCGGGCAGGTTTTGAGCAAAGTCTATTCCAATCTGGACACGGGGTCTTATCAGGTTGGCGCTTGGACCGTGGATTCGCTTTCGGGTTCAGGGGTAAACGCGTATCATGTGGCAGACGCCGCCGTCGCTCCCAACCAAACCGATACTGTCAGTTTTGATCTGCAGGCGATGGTGGTTCATTTTGCCGCCAAGTTTGCGCCTAATGACAGTGCGGTGAAGTTCGAGACTTGCATTAAGGCGCTCGATGCCAATTACCAGCCGCTGCCGGTGTGGACTGACTCCCTGGTTTTTGCCAAGGGAAAGAAGGATACCTCGGTGATCCTGAAAAATCTGGAATTGGCGAATGCCGGGCTTCCGCCTTATGTCACTCATTACGATATCAGGTTCCGGGTTTACGGCGACACCGGCGCTTCTCATACCAGGATCGTCCTGTATGAAGGCACTGATTCCAATGTCGCGGTTTCTCCCGGAGTAGACCAGTCGTACGCGGTGGATATGAAGGCGATAAAAATCGTGCCGATGGGCACGATCCGCGTTAACGCGGCAGTCCAGAAGGTCGGGTCTTTGACCAATGGACCGGCCGTGTTTAATGATAAGATCGATCCGAATTGGCTGATCATACGGTTGAGGAAGGAGTCAGCTTACATCCTGTATGACACTATCCGGAATTTCACACCCGGACAGACGTTCAGCAAGGTGTATCCCAATTTGGAGTCGGGTTTTTCTTACGGCGTGAGTGCCTGGACGAAAGATTCGATCTCGGGTTCAGGGGTAAACGGCTACGATGTCATTGATGTCAATGTCAATACCAATGAAACCGCTACTGCCAACTTGAATTTGGTGGCAATGCTGACCCACTTTTCGGCCAAGTTTGCGCCAAATGACAGTGTGGTAAAGTTCGAAACCTATATCAAGGCGCTTAACGCGAGTTATCAGCCTTTGCCGACGTGGACTGACTCCGTGGTTTTTGCCAAGGGGAAAAAGGACACCACCGTGATTACCAGAAATCTGCCGCTGTCCAACGCGCCCGATCAGTCCAATTATGAGATCAGGTTCCGCGCTTATGGGGATACCGGAATTTCTCATCAGAGAATCGTCCTGTACGAAGGAATCTCTGATGTCTCGGTTTCTCCCGGGGCAGACGTGCCATATGCGGTGGCCATGAATCCGGTAACGGGCATGGCGCTTTCCAAAGCGGCCAATAACGCTATTCGGAAGTGATCTGTTCTTTGATTATTATGAAGCCGCGAGCTAACACTTGCGGCTTTTTTTAAAAATTAAATTAAACCTGATATTAAAATAACGCAATAATTCTCGCTAATTTTGTATGCCATAGTTTAAATATTTTACCTATTGATATCCCCCCTTAAAAATGTTATAATTGTGACATAAAAAACGCTTCATATTTTTTCATATTTTTACTATATTTTTTTACTATATTTTTATTCTGCCCTTGGCTTAGCAGAGTAATCTAAATTTTAAAATTATGAATAAGTTCTTCCAAAAAACCAAGCGGGCCCTGATCGCTTCCTTGGTTTTTGTTTTTAGTTTAACGGTCGGGTTTCAAGTTTCCGCGGCAAATGTCGGCTTAATTATAACGACGCCGATGACTGACATTGCCGGGCAGCAAAATATTTATTACGGCAATGCCAAGGGCAGCCAGTACGGAAGCTTGCTTAAGCTGCAATCGGATACCGGTTTCAATAAGTTCGTCGTCGATCTTTCCGGCAATGTCGTTGCCGCGGGCGATGTGACCGGCAACCGTTTGTGCATCGGAGCCTCTTGCCAATCTTCCTGGCCTTCAGCCACGAATTATTGGTCGGTTAATGGCGCCAATATTTATAACAACACCGGCACCAATGTCGGCATCGGGACGAACGCGCCGGGAGCGAAACTACAGGTTAATAATGGCGATAATTCCTATGGCACGATTTTAGCCACCGCCAATGAAACTCCGTTTACTTTGTATGCTAAAACTTTGACAACCGCGGTTAACTCTGAATCATTCCGTCTGGGACTGAAGTATAATGCGGACGAGGGCAACGGCTTCATCTCTTTTTATCGCGGCGGCAGTACTAATGGCGGCTGGCTGACTTTTTCCACCAATGGTTCCGAGAGAATGCGCCTAACGAATGGCGGCTATGTGGGTATTGGGATAACCGGGCCTTCGGATTATTTGCATATTGCCGGTACAAACGATTTTACTCGCGGAATAAAATTTTCCGAAACTAATGGCAATTATTCTTCCGGGATAAGGTGGGGCAGTCCGAACAGCACTCCTTCGGGCTGGGGAATGGATTTTTATACTCCAACGGCAGCCGGATCGAATGTGATAAATATGTCTTTGAGAGGCAATGGCAACGTCGGCATCGGGACGACTAATCCGGACACCAGGTTGGTTGTAAGAGAAGCGCGTAGTGATAACCATAATTCGGGGGTTTATACGGGCCCGGGCGATCTTCTGATAAGGAACACCAATATAACGGGTGCTAATCAGGGAGCATTTTTGGTCTTTGGTTCCAGTTGGAATCCGAGCGAGGGTTATCATGCGGCAATCAAGGGTGCGAATGACGTTTGGGCAAATGATGGGGCGGGCAATTTGCAATTTTACACTGCTGCGGCGGGAGCGGGAAACCAAATGTGGGAGAGGATGCGCATTAACAGCTCGGGCAATGTCGGCATCGGGGTGACAGATGCAACTCATGCGGGGCTAAATATAATCCTTGATAAAAGTACGGCGAATAACGGCGCTGATGTCGATTTGACGATAAATACTAATTCTGGATCGCCGATCGTTGATTGGTTTGTCCAAAACTGGGGCGGATCCTACACCTTTAATCGCGGCAGTTCAGGCGGTAAGGTTCAGCTTTTTGGCATTGACAACTATGGCAATGCCACTGCTGCCGGTAGTTTGAACGGCGGTAATGGTTATTTTTCCGGCAACGTCGGCATCGGGACGACCGGACCGGGCAGCAAATTAGAAGTCATAGGCAATATTCAGATTCCAAACAACAACGACATAAGAACAAAATATGCCAACGGTACGGTAAGGCAGGCAATACTGCTTGCAAGTTATGACATGTGGCGCGCCTTTGAAAGAAAAGACGGTACCGGTTATGGAATTACCGTAAATTCAACCGGCGACGTCGGCATTGGGGGTGATCCAACTGCCCCCTTAACGGTTAAGGGTTGGAACAATACTTACGGTTACGTAATGCAGCTTAACGCCAATCAGAGCGGAGGAACCGCGGGTAATCAGCTTAATATAACCAATGGCACCTACAGCTGGGGGATGATTTTGGGCTCGGATAACCCCAATGTTGCCACATCGAATTATCACGGACCGAACAGCGCTTATGTTATAAATTATAATAACGCGCCCTTGCATTTCGGAGTAAATAATTCCGTACAAATGACCATAGAAAATAACGGTGTAGCGGTTGCGGGAAATGCGACTGTCTCCGGAAATCTCGTCTATAGCGGATTGCAAACTATAGTTTTAACCAGTGATCAAAACGTAGCCCCCACGACCGGACGGATAGAAGTAACGGGGACTTACACTATGTATCTTGACAGTGGGCCATTGCCAGTAGGGTCTATCGTGACAATAATCAATCCTAATGGTTCACAGATGCCGACAATAGCCTGCAATAGCGGGACAAAATCGTTGTACACCGCGGGTGTTATTGTGCAAAAAGCAAGTAATGGCGGATGGTATATAATTGGGAGCATGCCATGAAAACTCCGGCGACTACGTATCGCGATAATCATCATTACGATTCGGCCGAACATCAGAAGCAGATCGAAGAATTGAAACAGAG from Patescibacteria group bacterium encodes:
- a CDS encoding four helix bundle protein, whose translation is MNYDLEERCGKFGEAVINLCQELRNNDINRPLINQIIRSATSIGANYMEANEAASTKDFRNKIRISQKEANETKHWIRMIAAANPEKKDKCRIIWQEAHELTLIFATISRKPVKN